Proteins found in one Nostoc sp. NIES-3756 genomic segment:
- a CDS encoding vWA domain-containing protein codes for MNDTLVLDEVVEFAENPEPRCPCVLLLDTSGSMQGVAIEALNQGLLSLKDELMKNSIAARRVEIAIVTFDSHINVVQDFVTADQFNPPILTAQGLTSMGAGIHKALDMVQERKSLYRANGIAYYRPWVFMITDGEPQGELDHLVEQAALRLQGDEVNKRVAFFSVGVENANMTRLNQIAVRTPLKLKGLNFIEMFVWLSASMSAVSHSQIDEQVALPPIGWGSI; via the coding sequence ATGAATGATACATTAGTACTAGACGAAGTAGTAGAGTTTGCTGAAAACCCTGAACCGCGCTGTCCTTGCGTGCTGTTGCTTGATACATCTGGCTCGATGCAAGGCGTAGCGATAGAGGCTTTAAATCAAGGCTTGCTGAGTTTGAAAGATGAACTCATGAAAAATTCCATAGCAGCCAGACGGGTAGAAATTGCGATCGTTACTTTTGATAGCCATATAAATGTAGTACAAGACTTTGTAACTGCCGATCAATTTAACCCACCTATTTTGACAGCGCAAGGATTAACCAGTATGGGGGCAGGTATCCATAAAGCGTTGGATATGGTGCAAGAGCGCAAATCGTTGTATCGTGCCAATGGCATCGCTTACTACCGCCCTTGGGTCTTTATGATTACAGATGGTGAGCCACAGGGTGAACTAGATCATCTAGTAGAACAAGCGGCGTTGCGTCTGCAAGGGGATGAGGTGAATAAGCGGGTGGCATTTTTCAGCGTGGGTGTAGAAAATGCAAATATGACGCGGTTAAATCAGATAGCCGTAAGGACACCATTAAAACTCAAGGGGCTAAATTTTATTGAGATGTTTGTTTGGTTATCGGCTAGTATGTCGGCAGTTTCCCATTCGCAAATTGACGAACAGGTAGCACTACCGCCTATTGGCTGGGGATCTATCTAA
- a CDS encoding PP2C family serine/threonine-protein phosphatase: protein MKTSKQNPHWQVVAASVCGTSHIKNKQLCQDAHHWQLLPGNVLVAAAADGAGSASQGKVGAMVAVETAIENLSLKEITRKSLADDETVQLLLTDALLAARKAVEDEAAACNQKPQDLATTLIIAIASPEMVAAVQVGDGTAVAKDSAGNLLALTLPDNGEYINETTFLTSPSALDTAQMRLWREAIVNVALLTDGLQMLALNMVVGEPHKPFFFPLFDFVKKAQDQAEAKEQLVKFLGSERITQRTDDDLTLVIGSFSQ, encoded by the coding sequence ATGAAAACATCAAAACAGAACCCTCACTGGCAGGTAGTCGCCGCCTCTGTCTGTGGTACAAGCCACATTAAAAATAAGCAGCTGTGTCAGGATGCTCACCACTGGCAATTATTGCCGGGGAATGTTTTGGTGGCAGCCGCCGCAGATGGCGCGGGTTCTGCCAGTCAAGGGAAAGTTGGGGCGATGGTGGCGGTGGAGACAGCCATTGAGAATTTATCGCTGAAAGAGATTACCAGGAAATCCCTAGCTGATGATGAAACTGTGCAATTGCTGTTAACTGATGCCTTGTTAGCGGCAAGAAAAGCTGTAGAAGATGAAGCAGCAGCTTGTAACCAAAAACCTCAGGATTTAGCAACTACTTTAATTATTGCGATTGCCTCACCAGAAATGGTAGCAGCCGTACAAGTCGGCGATGGTACAGCAGTCGCCAAAGATAGCGCAGGCAACTTACTGGCTCTAACCTTACCAGACAACGGCGAGTATATCAACGAAACAACTTTTTTAACTTCACCAAGTGCATTAGATACAGCCCAGATGCGATTATGGCGCGAAGCCATAGTCAACGTTGCCCTCCTCACCGACGGGTTACAAATGCTGGCTTTAAATATGGTGGTTGGGGAACCTCACAAGCCGTTCTTTTTTCCTCTATTTGATTTTGTGAAAAAAGCACAGGATCAAGCAGAGGCAAAAGAGCAGTTAGTAAAATTCTTAGGCTCAGAGCGTATTACACAACGTACTGATGATGATTTGACATTAGTTATTGGTTCTTTTAGTCAATAG
- a CDS encoding tetratricopeptide repeat protein, with the protein MKVLRYLPQEEIISLSVSLGRGGEACIYAVPSAGDSVAKIYHKPTVAHANKLRAMLANPPENPTASLGHISIAWPQELLWSADEHERVVGFLMPRIRGMRPIIDFYNPRTRRQHCPLFNYQYLLRTARNLAAAFAALHNSGYCVGDVNESNILVSDTALVTLVDTDSFQVHDPDNDHVHRCPVGKPEFTPPELQNKIFAHYDRQISHDLFGLGVLIFQLLMEGTHPFSGIYQGIPEPPPYEARIASGHFTYSKKRQVPYIPTPIAPSWEMLHSSLQALFLRCFEDGHHDPEVRPNAQAWLSAIAEAEDSLITCSVNTQHRYSNHLHTCPWCERTLRLGGRDPFPSIQAIENREHLRPRIPKKRQYNSGNQPAVPLPVLPTYQSNWHSPTPSFSPYRNRWKGKFYPVVCCLLGLGVLGYVDMVTKFTRPLVSQNNYAQQALMPHQANSSNLSFADYYKQGHAAYQERDYKQAVENFSQAIQQEPTNPKALVDRGNARYNLKDYEGAVADYTVALQVNPGEIKAFVNRGNARLMMAEYSNDPDQQYKLAIADFNNALKLNEKEAEAYIRRGIVRAQIAKYSGETLKDFQQAIADFDQAIKLNPGKTEAYFQRGAVRYLIAQYSGDSLKEYQQAIVNFDQALKINDKLAKAYLKRGMVRYELGQITNNISGANQAKALADLQLAAKLALEQEDTESYQQALSNICIIEESKCNALFQSSTMWGYAGTDISQ; encoded by the coding sequence ATGAAGGTATTACGTTATCTTCCTCAGGAAGAGATTATCAGCCTCAGCGTTAGTTTGGGGCGTGGCGGTGAAGCTTGTATTTATGCTGTGCCGTCGGCGGGTGATTCTGTGGCGAAGATTTATCACAAGCCGACTGTTGCTCATGCCAATAAGCTACGGGCGATGCTGGCTAACCCACCAGAAAATCCGACGGCTAGTTTGGGGCATATCTCCATTGCTTGGCCGCAAGAATTATTATGGTCGGCAGATGAACACGAGCGAGTTGTTGGTTTTTTGATGCCGCGCATTCGGGGAATGCGTCCCATCATCGACTTTTATAACCCCCGGACTCGTCGTCAACACTGTCCTCTATTTAATTACCAATATCTACTGCGGACGGCGCGAAATTTGGCGGCTGCTTTTGCGGCGCTACACAATAGCGGTTATTGTGTGGGTGATGTTAACGAATCAAACATCCTGGTGAGCGATACTGCCTTAGTTACCTTGGTAGATACCGATTCTTTCCAAGTACACGACCCAGACAATGATCATGTCCATCGTTGTCCAGTGGGTAAACCAGAGTTTACACCACCAGAACTACAAAATAAAATCTTTGCTCACTACGATCGCCAAATCAGTCATGATTTATTTGGTTTAGGAGTGCTAATCTTCCAACTCCTCATGGAAGGTACGCACCCCTTTTCTGGCATTTATCAAGGTATTCCCGAACCGCCACCTTACGAAGCCAGAATTGCCTCCGGACATTTCACCTACAGCAAAAAGCGACAAGTACCTTATATCCCAACTCCCATCGCACCGTCTTGGGAGATGCTACATTCTAGCTTGCAGGCACTGTTTCTGCGTTGTTTTGAGGATGGTCATCACGACCCGGAAGTTCGTCCCAATGCCCAAGCTTGGCTATCAGCCATAGCGGAAGCCGAAGATTCCCTCATCACATGCAGCGTTAATACACAACATCGCTACAGTAACCATCTACATACTTGCCCTTGGTGCGAACGGACTCTGCGCTTGGGTGGGCGTGACCCATTTCCCTCAATTCAGGCGATTGAAAATAGAGAACATCTGCGCCCCCGTATCCCCAAGAAGCGGCAATATAACTCAGGAAATCAACCAGCCGTACCTCTGCCAGTTTTACCCACGTACCAAAGCAACTGGCACTCACCCACCCCCAGCTTTTCACCCTATCGCAATCGCTGGAAAGGTAAATTTTATCCGGTTGTCTGTTGTTTACTTGGTCTTGGGGTGTTGGGTTACGTGGATATGGTGACAAAATTCACTCGTCCTTTAGTGTCCCAAAATAACTATGCTCAACAAGCACTGATGCCTCATCAGGCTAATAGTAGCAACTTGAGCTTTGCCGATTATTACAAACAAGGTCATGCTGCCTACCAAGAGCGGGATTATAAACAGGCAGTAGAAAACTTCTCCCAAGCCATTCAACAAGAACCGACAAACCCCAAGGCTTTGGTTGATAGAGGTAATGCCCGTTACAACCTGAAAGATTACGAGGGTGCTGTGGCAGACTATACTGTTGCTTTGCAGGTTAATCCAGGGGAAATTAAGGCTTTTGTAAACCGGGGTAACGCCCGCTTGATGATGGCTGAGTATAGTAATGACCCTGACCAACAGTATAAGTTAGCGATCGCTGATTTTAACAATGCTCTCAAACTCAATGAAAAGGAAGCCGAAGCTTATATCCGTAGGGGGATTGTGCGAGCGCAAATTGCTAAGTACAGTGGCGAAACCCTCAAGGATTTTCAACAAGCGATCGCTGATTTTGACCAAGCAATTAAACTCAACCCAGGCAAAACCGAAGCTTATTTCCAACGGGGTGCTGTCCGTTATCTCATTGCTCAGTATAGCGGTGATTCTCTCAAGGAGTATCAGCAGGCGATCGTTAATTTTGACCAAGCATTAAAAATTAACGACAAATTAGCCAAAGCCTATCTCAAACGCGGTATGGTTCGCTATGAACTAGGGCAAATTACTAACAATATCTCTGGGGCGAATCAGGCTAAAGCTCTTGCAGATTTACAACTAGCCGCCAAACTAGCATTAGAACAAGAAGATACCGAAAGTTATCAACAAGCACTCAGCAATATCTGTATCATTGAGGAAAGCAAATGTAATGCTTTATTCCAAAGTTCTACTATGTGGGGATATGCAGGTACAGATATTAGTCAATAG